One region of Miscanthus floridulus cultivar M001 chromosome 19, ASM1932011v1, whole genome shotgun sequence genomic DNA includes:
- the LOC136527992 gene encoding protein IRX15-LIKE-like: MKGLSGPKLLVVHPSSNKSPGAVLGARRRVCAAVFLACFACVSLATTLLSAARDPGAAGAGAAAAAASGRAAFAVPAGAAGAATGEGLPGHVFDALVQYASAGGNSTASMPGADVRAIAAVLRRRAPCNLLVFGLGGETPLWRALNHGGRTVFLDENQYYVSHLEGRHPGLEAYDVAYTTTVREFPDLLDAARAARAAECRPVQNLLFSDCRLAINDLPNQLYDVSWDVILVDGPRGYTATLPGRMSAIFTAGVLARTRAGEGATTDVLVHDYEREVERACSREFLCEENRVAETSTRSLAHFAVRGGSSARRDAFCSGAAAGAAAAH, encoded by the exons ATGAAGGGGCTGAGCGGGCCGAAGCTGCTGGTGGTGCACCCGTCGTCCAACAAGTCGCCCGGGGCGGTTCTGGGCGCGCGGCGCCGGGTGTGCGCCGCCGTGTTCCTGGCCTGCTTCGCCTGCGTCTCCCTGGCCACCACGCTGCTGTCGGCCGCGCGGGACCCCGGTGCCGCGGGCGCgggggcggccgccgccgccgcgtccgggAGGGCGGCGTTCGCGGTGCCGGCGGGGGCTGCCGGCGCCGCAACGGGCGAGGGTCTGCCGGGGCACGTGTTCGACGCGCTGGTGCAGTACGCGTCGGCGGGCGGGAACTCGACGGCGAGCATGCCGGGCGCCGACGTGCGCGCCATCGCAGCCGTTCTCAGGCGCCGCGCGCCGTGCAACCTGCTCGTGTTCGGGCTCGGCGGGGAGACGCCGCTGTGGCGCGCGCTCAACCACGGCGGCCGCACCGTGTTCCTGGACGAGAACCAGTACTACGTGTCCCACCTGGAGGGCCGGCACCCGGGGCTGGAGGCCTACGACGTCGCCTACACCACCACGGTCCGCGAGTTTCCCGACCTGCTCGACGCCGCCCGCGCCGCGCGCGCCGCCGAGTGCCGGCCCGTCCAGAACCTCCTCTTCTCCGACTGCCGCCTCGCCATCAACGACCTCCCCAACCAGCTCTACGACGTCTCCTGGGACGTCATCCTCGTCGACGGCCCGCGCGG GTACACGGCGACGTTGCCGGGCAGGATGTCGGCGATATTCACGGCGGGGGTGCTGGCGCGGACGCGGGCCGGGGAGGGCGCGACGACGGACGTGCTGGTGCACGACTACGAGCGGGAGGTGGAGCGGGCGTGCTCCAGGGAGTTCCTGTGCGAGGAGAACCGCGTCGCCGAGACCAGCACGCGGTCGCTCGCCCACTTCGCCGTGCGCGGCGGCAGCTCCGCCCGCCGGGACGCCTTCTGCTCCGGCGccgcggcgggggcggcggcggcccaCTAG
- the LOC136525349 gene encoding uncharacterized protein, whose amino-acid sequence MRLRKARSDGKGLPSSKAAVDDTARERAESVTRAISYCKDTLRRGTSRSRSPSPPPPPSPSLDEWLHDRQEEIIEAAAVHCDECRDSRPSPTRPRRAAGWPLGMQTMAKRFKESPCLAWPSRDSSLAACAVSHSEESPQPHHGHGCRGESSMSSLDEMEFLKTFDGDEEMINHHFITGEI is encoded by the exons ATGAGACTGAGGAAGGCCAGGAGCGACGGTAAGGGGTTACCGTCATCCAAGGCCGCCGTTGATGACACGGCCCGCGAGAGGGCCGAGTCCGTGACCCGCGCCATCTCGTACTGCAAGGACACGCTCCGGCGCGGCACGTCGCGGTCGCGGTCGccgtccccgccgccgcctccctcgCCTAGCCTTGACGAGTGGCTCCACGACAGAcaggaggagatcatcgaggccgCCGCCGTGCACTGCGACGAGTGCAGGGACTCGCGGCCCTCGCCGACGCGTCCTCGCCGGGCCGCCGGATGGCCCCTCGGGATGCAGACGATGGCGAAGCGATTCAAGGAGTCGCCGTGCCTGGCCTGGCCAAGCCGGGACAGTTCACTCGCCGCGTGCGCCGTCTCGCACAGCGAGGAGTCACCACAACCGCATCACGGCCACG GTTGCCGTGGCGAATCGTCGATGAGCAGTTTGGACGAGATGGAGTTTCTGAAGACATTCGATGGGGACGAGGAGATGATCAATCACCATTTCATCACTGGGGAGATCTGA